GCGGACCGGGACCGTATCGCTGAGTTGCTGTGAGTGGGCGATTGATGCGTCCAATTTCACTGCAGTCGGGACTGAAGTCCCTCCCACAAGGAGCGACCACCTGTCAGCAGTCCCGGCAGCACTGACATCGCGAACAAGCAGCTTGCCCCTAGGAGCGGCCTCAGCCGCGACGCCTGAAGCCTCGGGCGTAGCCGACATCACTGCCGTCGGGACTGAAGGACACCTTCAATAATGCGTTATTGCCACGGCTCGGCATGATGTCTTGTCTCGATTGTAGGAGCGGCTTCAGCCGCGACGGGCATTCCCGGTAAAGCCCGTCGCGGCTGAAGCCGCTCCTACCAATGGGCCTGGTCGTTGTTAGAGGTGCCATGAAGTCCCTCCCACAACGAGCTACCCGTCTTCAGCACTGCCGCCAGCGCTAGCTTGAACCAGACACCAAGCGATGCGCGGTCTGTAGGGGCGATTTCAACCGCGACCTTGGCGATGCGAAGCGAAGCCTGCACAGCGCCCCGCGCTCGAAGCAGCCACCACCCCGCGCCCTCACGCCCGCTTTGCATTCGTCGCAGGCGCGGTTGCTAGAGTCTGCCCGCGCTGCCGTGGCCGCCTGTCCCTGCTTTGCATGGACCGCCCGGTTCGGCGTCTTTCCTCCATTGAAGGAGTCTCGACATGCCCTGGAAATCCCCCCTCGCAACGCTCGCCCTCGCCGCCGTCGCCCTGCCCGCGCTGGCCCAGTCCGACCGGCAGGTGGTCGAGGACATGCTGACCCGCTCGGCCAACGTCTGCCCCGGTCACAGCACCGAGCGCACGTCCCCCACGGTGAAGGCCGTGCCGGTGGGCGCGCTGCGGGTGATGCTCGACCGCGGCCTGGTGATGTGCCCCGACCGGCGCCTGGACGCCACCGCCCCGGCCGTGTTCTACGGCAGGCTCGGCGTGTTCGCCTGGAACCCCGAGGTCGCCGCCGGCTCCAGCGTGATCGTCAAGCAGATCGACGCGATGACCCGCAAGGACGAATACCCGTCCGAAACCCTGGTGTGGGACGCCAAGGGGACCGCGCTGAAGCAGCAGACGGTGCCCGCGTTCGAACCCAAGCCCGGCGCTACCGTGCTGTATCAGGTACGTTGAGGCCCTGCAGCTGGTCCGTGCGTGCACGGGCCGGCGATGAAGCCGGTGCGGCCCAATGGGCCCGCCGGCTTTTTTTGTGCCGCATGACGGCCGCATATCGCCGCAGCGCGCCGGCCGTGCTGCCGGCGCAGCGATCGATCTCGCTATCGCGAAAGCAGCCGTGTTGCGCCATGTCGTACAGAGCCAGCGAACTGTCCTGCTCGTGTCCTGCCGCCGTCCAAGCCCTTCTCGACACCGCACGTCGCGCGACAATATCCCCGATTATCTCGCGCCAGTTTCCGATTATAGTTAAAACCAAGATTATTAAATTCTGAAACACCGTGTGCGCGAATCGTAGACAATTGTGGCCACACCGACCTCGCTTGCGCACAACATCCGCATTCGGCCGAATTCGCGCGAAAACCAGCGGATGTTTCATCATTTCCTCAACGTCACTGTGGCGCATCGCACGCCATCGCCTCGACATGTGACCGGATTTTCCTGCACCACATGTCGATTCCTGCGAGCGAATGCCACGCGAATCAATACCGTGGATAAACATTACCTCGTTGTGTCGCAAAAATAATGCAGACGACATAGTAGCGTCTGCGCCCTCCCCCACCCCCGGGCGACCGGGATTCGACACGAGGATGTTTCCATGGCCACACAGCGGAATCGGCTGGCGCTGCGCGCACTTTCCCTCATTGGCATCGCGGGCGCGTCGTTGCCCATCGCCGCCACGGCGGCGCCGGCGCGCGGCACCGTGCTCAACAGCAATGTCCTGACCAGCTATACCCGCCAGGCGATCGGCACGCTGCTGGCCAACGACCAATCTCCCGACCAGGCCAAGTGCGACGTGCGCGTGGCCGAGTTCACCTACGCCACCATCGGCGTCGAGGGCGAACCCACCACCGCCTCGGCCGCGCTGCTGGTGCCGGGCGGCAGCCAATGCCCCGGTCCGTTCCCGCTGGTGAGCTACAGCCAGGGCACCGAGTCTCAGCGCCGCGCCGAGCAGGCCAAGGAGATCCGCGACGCCAAGGGCGACGACACCATGGTCACCCACCTCGCCACCCAGGGCTACGTGGTGGTGAGCAGCGACTACCTCGGCATCGGCCAGTCCACCTACGCGTTCCACCCCTACCTGCACGCCGCGTCCGAGGCCAGTTCCACCATCGATGCGATGCGCGCCGCGCGCCAGGTGCTGCAGCGGCTCAACACCCCGCTGTCGGGCAAGGTCATGCTGACCGGCTACTCGCAGGGCGGGCATGCCGCCATGGCCACCCAGCGCGAGATCGAGGCGCACCTGTCCAACGAGTTCAACCTGGTCGCCAGCGCGCCGATCTCCGGCCCGTACGCGCTCAGCCAGACCTTCCGCGACAGCTGGAGCGGCCGCAACGCTGTAGGCGAAAACACCTTCGGCATCGTGCTGGCCAGCTACGCCATCGTCGGCATGCAGCACACCTACAAGAACATTTATCTGGATCCGTCGCAGGTGTTCCAGGATCCGTGGGCCAAGCAGGTGGAGAAGTTGTTCCCCGGCAACCAGAGCCTGACCGACCTGGTGCTCGGCGACACCCTGCCGGGCGTGGATAAGATCCGCCAGTACTTCCAGCCCGGCTTCTACAAGGACTTCGCCAGCAACGCCAACGACCCGTTCCTGCGTGACCTGGAGCGCAACGACCTGCTCGACTGGGCGCCGCGCACCCCGACCCTGCTGTGCGGCTCGGACAACGACGCCACCGTGCCGCTGAAGAACGCCACCACCGCCATCGCCGCGTTCAAGGCGCGCGGCAGCCACCAGGCGACCGTGCTCGACCTGGGCACTGGCAAGCCCAGCGACAACAGCGCGCTGGAGCATCTTTTCACCCAAGAGGCCTGCACTATCGCCGTGCGCCAGCAACTGTTCGACACGCTTCGCTGAGGTCGCGGCGGACGACAACGCAGGCGCACTCCTCCCCCGGCGCCTGCGATCGTCCGTCCCGCTGGCTGCCACGCCTGGGCGCAGGCGTGGCGGCGTTTTTCTATGTGATGCGAGCGGCGCACGTGCCAGCGTCTCACGGCGAGGTTGGCGGCGGCGATGACGGCGCGTTGTGCGTCGCGACGCCGCGGCGGAGACGCCGACGCTGTGGCCACAACCGACTCAGACATCCGCATGACCGCAGATCGGCGAGGCAATGCCGGCACCTGAGTCGCAGGCCCGCGCATCGTCACGCACGCCCGGCCATCACCCCGCGCCGAGACCGGCGCCACGCGGCAACATCGGCACCTGCTTGCGACGATCCCGCACATCGGCGATCGCCCGGCCCACGCCATACACCGACAACGGCACCACCCAACTCGCCCACAGCAGCAGCGCGATCAAGCCCGGCGACAGCGTCATGCCCAGGCCGATCGTCGACGGCAATGACACCCGGAACACCACCGGCGCCAGCGTCGCCAGATAAGCGCGGACCATCCAGCGCTGATGCCGCAGCACCTGCCCGCGCCAGATCGCCACCAGCCCCACCGATCCGGTCACCAGCCACGCCAGCGCCGTCGCCGCGAACGCCACCCGGATCGACGGTGGCGCCGGCGAGGTCGCGATCAGGCCGACTGCCCCGACCATCGCCACCACCATCCCTGCGAAATACACCCGCCCCACCCAACGATGCAGCCGCGGCCAACGCCGCAACCGCTGCGTCGCGAACTGCAGCGCCCCAAGCAACAGGCCAACCGCCCCGCCACCGAGATGGCACCACAGCCACCCGCGGCGGGTCATGAACATGGCGTATGCAGGTGAATCTAGCGCCGCATACTTCAAGTAAACGTGGCGGACGAACTCGGCCGAAACCGCGGCCAGCGCGAGCCACAACAATGCCCACGCCACGCGCGTCACAGGCCTGCGTCGGCGCAGTTCGACACCCTCGCGTATCGGATCGACCCGCATGTCCGGCTCCCTCGGCTAGTCCGCTCTGGGGATGAAAACGCTAGCATGCCAACTACACTTTTTCTTGAGCTAGCCATGAAGGCAACGAAAGTCCATCTCGCCCTGCTTGCCTTGCTCGTTTCGGGGGTCGCTGGCGCCTCCGAAAGAAGCGACCGTCCCGATTTGTCGCGCCTATTGTCCGATTCTGCGGATTTTTGCGAGAAAACTGGCAGTTTAGACAGGTCGTGCATCGATAGGCTGGACTATTACTTCGGAGTGATTTATGAGATGGACGAAACCGATTTGTCGACCAAGATCGATGAGCGCGCGATATTGGACATCGCGGAACTGCTGAAGAGCGACTACCCAAAGCTGTTCAGAGCGGCACGGATTCTTGGCGCGATGGGAAAGCGGGCAACGGTAGCGTTGCCGAGTTTGCGAGCTGCAGAAGCCGAGGCTGGCGTCGCGAGAGATCTAGACAGCTTGATCGGCAGCGAAGCACTTCAAAAGTCTCTCAGACTTGATGTACAGCGGATAGAAGGCAAGCGTTGACTGCCCATATGCCGTGTGAATCCAGCACTCACCGGGTTCGCCTGCGCTGCCGAACCATCTGCCGCGCCGCATCCAGCAGCCAGTACCCCATGGCTGCCGCCAGGGGAATCTCGATCACCCGCGAAGTGAGCGCGACGAAGCACACCAGCAGCAATACCGGCGCCACGCGCCACACGGGCTGGTGGAATGGATTCAGGTAGTGCCGCTGGAAGCCGCGGACGCACGCGACGATCAGCAAGGCGATGGCCAGTGCCCAGGGGATCGGCCACCAGACCCTGTCGGCTAGCAGCAGGGTCAATGCCGACAGCACAGGAATGCACAGCAGATGCGCCCAGCGCCAACGCCGGACCGCCGTTTCCGGCAGTGCCTGCCAATGACAGAACTCGACGGCGACCGCACAGGCGACGACGATGGCGCTCAGGCTCATCCATGCCACCGCGGCTTGTCGCAGCACATCCCACACGGTGGAGGCATTGCGAAGGGCCACGATCGGCACGACGAACAGCGAAAGAATCGCGGTGACCAGCAGACAGCGCGCGGCGTAGACCAGGACACGGTCCAGGCTGAGCCGGGTCGGATCGGCGGCGGCCTGCCAGAACACCCGGTTGCGCTCACCGATGGGCGGCACCGATGTGCCGTCCGGCACGCGCTGCAGAGTGTCCAACAGGTCGCGCATGCGGTCCGCCTCACCGATGGGCATGGCATTGAACAGCGCGCTGCGCCATGCGAACGGAGGCGCGAGCTGGGCGAGGTCCTTACGCAGCCGCCAGGCCGGGACCTCGGCCTGGCCCTGCGCACTCAAGGTATCGGCCAACACCTCCAGCGAATCGGGGCGCAGTTCCCAGGCATGGTTGGCGTCATGACGCGCATCTTCCAGGCGCATCGGATCCACGTCGCCGCCGAGCGTATCCCACTCGAAGAAACGCTGCAGTATTTCGAAGCGGGCGGCCTCGATGGGTCGGGATTCCTGGTCCAACACCCCGAACAGCGCCTGGCCCACGCGCATCTTGTCCTGCAACGACCACATCACCGGATGTTGCTCAAGCCAATGTTGCAGGGCCGGTGCCGTGCCCTCGATGGCATGGGCGACGATCTCGCGCGCCACCGCTTGCGGATCGCAGGGCGGCTGACGGCGTGGTAGCGACACCGGCTGTGGCATCTCACGCGGCTCCTGCGTGCGCGCTATTGCCGGTGGCCGCGGCATGTCGCCCAGCGGCTTGCGGGGCGGTGGTGCCTGTTCCAGCGCCGCTGGTTCGTCGGTCGCCACGCCAGCGTCGCGCGGTTTCGCGCCACTGGATCGACGGCACCACGCCAGGGCCTGTTGGTAGGCCTCGTACAGCACCTGGAACCCCGCCGGATCGGTATCCGGCCGATGCTGCTTCAACAGGCGGGCGTAGGCACGCTTGATGCTGACTTCATCCGCGTCCAGCGCTACGCCGAGCCGCTCCAGCGCGGCGCGTTGCCCAGGACTCACGCGTCACCCCATGGGCGCCCGACAGCGCGATGAAGCGCCACTGTGTCTCGCCAGCGGCCACGATGCCCTGTGTTGTGTTGCATCGCCATGCCCCCCGCCTGGCTACTGGATGCGTTTAGTTGCGCATGCTGTCATAGCGTCGGCGTCACATCCAGGGTCACGCGCCTCCTCGTCCCCCTGCTGCAGGCTGGGCGCCCTGCCTGCCGCCTTCTCTCTGGCGCGCCGGCAAGACAAGGGAGCGAGTGCGCCGTCGGAAACCGCCCCTCTCCGATTCTTGACCTCCCATACATCCAACCCATCGCATCCTCGCCTCGATTCCAACACCGGAGGCGGGGACATGACGAAGTGGATGGGGGCGGCGCTGGCCGCGGCGATGCTGGTGACCGGTTGCGCCCGGGTGGAGGGCGAGAAGTTCGTCGGCCACTGGGTCAACGTGGAGTCGAAGGACGACACGATCGACATCGAGCGCAACGGGGAGTCGTTCATGGTGCGCAACACCACCCCGCGCTTCTTCACCCGCAAGCCCAAGACCGAGAGCTACCCGGCCATCTACAAGGACGGCGTGCTGCAGGTGACCAACGACGGCGAGACGGTGAACTTCGCCATCGACGAGGCCGATGGGCACCTCAACACCGGCAGCGACGAGTACCAGCGGGTTCCCGCCAAGTAACGTCACCGGTGTGCGTCGTCTCGGATGACGCTACGCCCACTATGAGATCCCTGCTGCGTGCCGCACCGGCGCGACGCGCAGCGTGGTCTCGCTTCGACTCGGTGCGGTGTCTGCCACACGCGAGTACGGATAGTTGAGGTCTTGCCGGATTGCGGATGGGCCTTTCGCATCGCACTGGCAGCAGCACCTGCCTGCGCCCGCGGAATCCACTTGCTACGCGCGCGGTGTATGCGCCGCAATGCCGTCGACGAACAACCCGATCAGATGCGCGATCCGCGTTTTCGGCGAGCCGAGTTGCTCGGTGGCCAGCGAGGTCGCGGTGGCGACGACGACCAGATCGTCGAACGAGACGTCGCGCCGGACGACGCCGCTCTTCTGCGCGCGCCGCAACAGCTGCTGCCCTTCCTTGCTGACGGCTTCGCACCCGGGCGTGCCGCTCTGCAGCACCGCGCCGAGCGAGGCGGCCAGCCCGCGATAGACGCTGGTGTGCAGCGCCAGGTCCTCGAGATACGCACGCAACGCGGCCAACGCATCGAGCGTGCTGGCGCGCGCGTGGCTGGTCGCGGCCAGCGACAGGAAGCGGCCGCTGTAGGCCGCGGCAAACAAGGACTCGCGCGTGGGGAAGCGCCGATAGAGCGTGCCGATGCCCACGCCGGCGCGCTTGGCGACGTCTTCCATCGACGCTTCAGCACCGCGCTCCAGGAACACCTCCTCGGCCGCGGCGAGCAGGCGCTCGCGGTTTCGCTGGGCATCGGCGCGCAGGGGAGTGTCGGCGGTCAACGGGGTATTTCCGATGTGGCTTGTGGAAACGGAGGCTACCTCCGTATAGTAAGTGGAGCAATCCTCCACTTATCAAGGGAAGCGAGATGGACAAGCGATTCGAGGGGAAGGTGGTCGCGATCACCGGTGGCACGGACGGCATCGGACTGGTGACGGCGAAGGCGTTTTCGAAGGAAGGTGCGCAGGTCTACATCACGGGGCGGCGGCAGGACCGGCTGGACGCCGCCGTGGCGGAGATCGGTGGTGGCACAGTGGGCGTGCAGGGCGATGTCGGCGTTCCCGAGGACATGGATCGGCTCTATGCGCGCATCCAGCAGGACCATGGCCGGCTGGACGTCGTCTTCGCCAACGCGGGCGTTTCCGAGTCGGCGGCGCTGGGCGAGATCGACATCGCGCACCTGGAGCGCCTGCTGGCGACCAACATCAAGGGCACGGTCTTCACCGTGCAGAAGGCGCTGCCGCTGATGACCACCGGCGGCGCGGTGATCCTGGCCGGCTCGGTGGCCGGCAGCAAGGGCATCGGCGCACTCTCGGTGTACAGCGCGACGAAGGCAGCGATCCGCTCCTTCGCGCGTACCTGGACCACCGATCTCAAGCACCGCGGCATCCGGGTGAACGTGGTGTCGCCCGGCATGGTCCACACACCGGCCATGCAGACCTACCTGGAAGCGAATGCAGATGCCGAAGCGGCGTTCAAGCAGATGATCCCGTTCGGGCGGCTGGGCGACGCGGAAGAGATTGCGGAGGCGGTGTTGTTCCTGGCCTCGGACGCATCCACTTTCATCGCCGGGCACGAACTGTTCGTCGATGGCGGGGTCATGGCCATCTAGCCTGCCTGGGAGCCCGTGGCGGCCAGCACGATCCGGCCGCCTGGTGGCTACCGCTATGGTTCGCGAAACGCGTCCCGCCACTGCGGGAACACGGGCCGGTAGTCCACCGCCCATTTCCTGCCGCCAAGTGCGATCGCGCCCTTCTTCTTGCGACGTGCGAGGAAGGCGATCAGTGCCGACTCTTGCGTGCCCGGCAGGAAGATCGAATAGTCATCGCCACGCTTCAGCGTGGTGGGATCCTCCAGGTCTGGCCAACTGGCCGGCCAGACGATGGAGGCGTCGGGCGCATAGCTGTAATCCCAGAACATGACCTCCAGTCGATCGGGGATCCACTTGGTGGCGCTCGCCACGTGGAAGTCGGCGAGATACCGATGCAGGCCGGCGATGTTGGCCGGCAACACGTCGGGCTGCTTCTCGCCTGCGAGGCGCAAGGCGACGCCCGCGGTGGCATGGCCAAGGCCGTGCACCTCGGTCACGAGCTTGCGTCCGTCCACATCCAGGAACAGATGCGACGTGGGTTGATCTGTCCAATTGGGTCGCAGGTCGATCTTCTTCGGAACCGGTTCCGCGATGAAGCCACGCAGCGTGGCCTCGACGTCGTCCAACTGCGCCGGGCTCAAACGTGCGGTCATGTGGGTGTACGCGCCCGCGTTGGTCTTCTCGACGAAGATGACGCGGCCATCGTCGTAGAGCGCGAACCACGGTGTGTCCGCGCCAATGACCATCGCCCACGGATCGGTGATGAGCAGGACGGCGACCGGACGGGCACTGGCGGGTGCCTGGGTCGCCTCGCCGGCAACGCCAGCGAATGACGCAAGCAAGGCGACGAGCGCGAAGACGATCCTGAGCATGCGGGCCGGACACGAGAAGGTGGCCGGATCATCGCATGGCGCACCGATGGCTAGAACAGCGACCCCTGTATCGGCGCTGCGGCCGGCGAGGCCGCTTCCGACGACGCCGCGATGCGCTCCCCACCCAACCGCCACGCCAGCCCCGAGATGCGCGCCGCGTGCCGGGCCAGGGCGGCGCGCAGCACTGGTTCGCTGGCGGCGATGTGCAGCGCGCGGCGGGCGCGGGTAATGCCGGTGTAGACCAGTTCGCGGCTGAGCACGCGGGCGTCGCGCGCCGGCAACTGCAGCCAGACTTCGTCGAACTCGCTGCCCTGGGCCTTGTGCACGGTCATGGCGAAGGCGCTCTCGTGCGCGGGCAGCGCGGCCGGGTGGAAGCCGCGGGCCTGGCCGTCGCCGGCGCCGTCGAACCAGGC
This genomic stretch from Xanthomonas sacchari harbors:
- a CDS encoding TetR/AcrR family transcriptional regulator → MTADTPLRADAQRNRERLLAAAEEVFLERGAEASMEDVAKRAGVGIGTLYRRFPTRESLFAAAYSGRFLSLAATSHARASTLDALAALRAYLEDLALHTSVYRGLAASLGAVLQSGTPGCEAVSKEGQQLLRRAQKSGVVRRDVSFDDLVVVATATSLATEQLGSPKTRIAHLIGLFVDGIAAHTPRA
- a CDS encoding SDR family oxidoreductase, which codes for MDKRFEGKVVAITGGTDGIGLVTAKAFSKEGAQVYITGRRQDRLDAAVAEIGGGTVGVQGDVGVPEDMDRLYARIQQDHGRLDVVFANAGVSESAALGEIDIAHLERLLATNIKGTVFTVQKALPLMTTGGAVILAGSVAGSKGIGALSVYSATKAAIRSFARTWTTDLKHRGIRVNVVSPGMVHTPAMQTYLEANADAEAAFKQMIPFGRLGDAEEIAEAVLFLASDASTFIAGHELFVDGGVMAI
- a CDS encoding heat-shock protein, with the protein product MSPGQRAALERLGVALDADEVSIKRAYARLLKQHRPDTDPAGFQVLYEAYQQALAWCRRSSGAKPRDAGVATDEPAALEQAPPPRKPLGDMPRPPAIARTQEPREMPQPVSLPRRQPPCDPQAVAREIVAHAIEGTAPALQHWLEQHPVMWSLQDKMRVGQALFGVLDQESRPIEAARFEILQRFFEWDTLGGDVDPMRLEDARHDANHAWELRPDSLEVLADTLSAQGQAEVPAWRLRKDLAQLAPPFAWRSALFNAMPIGEADRMRDLLDTLQRVPDGTSVPPIGERNRVFWQAAADPTRLSLDRVLVYAARCLLVTAILSLFVVPIVALRNASTVWDVLRQAAVAWMSLSAIVVACAVAVEFCHWQALPETAVRRWRWAHLLCIPVLSALTLLLADRVWWPIPWALAIALLIVACVRGFQRHYLNPFHQPVWRVAPVLLLVCFVALTSRVIEIPLAAAMGYWLLDAARQMVRQRRRTR
- a CDS encoding lipase family protein, whose translation is MATQRNRLALRALSLIGIAGASLPIAATAAPARGTVLNSNVLTSYTRQAIGTLLANDQSPDQAKCDVRVAEFTYATIGVEGEPTTASAALLVPGGSQCPGPFPLVSYSQGTESQRRAEQAKEIRDAKGDDTMVTHLATQGYVVVSSDYLGIGQSTYAFHPYLHAASEASSTIDAMRAARQVLQRLNTPLSGKVMLTGYSQGGHAAMATQREIEAHLSNEFNLVASAPISGPYALSQTFRDSWSGRNAVGENTFGIVLASYAIVGMQHTYKNIYLDPSQVFQDPWAKQVEKLFPGNQSLTDLVLGDTLPGVDKIRQYFQPGFYKDFASNANDPFLRDLERNDLLDWAPRTPTLLCGSDNDATVPLKNATTAIAAFKARGSHQATVLDLGTGKPSDNSALEHLFTQEACTIAVRQQLFDTLR
- a CDS encoding DUF2306 domain-containing protein; protein product: MRVDPIREGVELRRRRPVTRVAWALLWLALAAVSAEFVRHVYLKYAALDSPAYAMFMTRRGWLWCHLGGGAVGLLLGALQFATQRLRRWPRLHRWVGRVYFAGMVVAMVGAVGLIATSPAPPSIRVAFAATALAWLVTGSVGLVAIWRGQVLRHQRWMVRAYLATLAPVVFRVSLPSTIGLGMTLSPGLIALLLWASWVVPLSVYGVGRAIADVRDRRKQVPMLPRGAGLGAG